A window of the Chionomys nivalis chromosome 25, mChiNiv1.1, whole genome shotgun sequence genome harbors these coding sequences:
- the LOC130866376 gene encoding olfactory receptor 6C3-like, whose translation MRNYSVVTEFVLLGISDDPELQVVIFFFLFIAYILSVCGNLTIITLTLLDSRLKTPMYFFLRNFSFLEIMFTSVSVPRFLGSIITKVKTISYNNCLAQLFFFISMGVSEFFLLTAMSYDRYVAICKPLHYTVIMSQKVCALLVLSSWLLGFLMIFPLIMLFLQLDFCTSNVIDHFCCDYFPILQLSCSDTRLLEALGLYVASITLLFTLALVILSYICIISTILRFPSASQRKKAFSTCSSHMVVISISYGSCIFMYVKPSANERASLTKGVAVLNTSIAPMLNPFIYTLRNQQVKQAFKDLINKVMFHRNK comes from the coding sequence ATGAGAAACTACTCTGTGGTTACCGAGTTTGTGCTGTTGGGCATATCAGACGACCCAGAGCTTCaggttgtaatttttttctttttgttcattgcTTACATATTAAGTGTGTGTGGAAACCTAACCATCATCACCCTCACCTTGCTTGACTCTCGCTTAAAGACTCCTATGTATTTCTTCCTCCGGAACTTCTCCTTCTTAGAAATTATGTTCACCAGTGTCTCTGTCCCTAGATTTCTGGGGTCAATAATTACTAAAGTTAAGACCATTTCCTACAACAACTGTTTGGctcagttatttttcttcatctccaTGGGAGTGTCTGAGTTCTTTCTTCTAACCGCTATGTCCTATGATCGCTATGTTGCCATCTGCAAGCCACTGCATTACACCGTCATCATGAGTCAGAAAGTCTGTGCCCTTCTTGTCCTCTCCTCATGGTTGTTAGGATTTCTGATGATCTTCCCATTAATCATGCTATTCCTCCAGTTAGATTTCTGTACTTCCAATGTCATTGATCACTTTTGCTGTGACTACTTCCCCATTTTACAACTCTCCTGCTCAGATACAAGGCTCTTAGAGGCACTTGGTCTTTATGTTGCCTCCATTACTCTGCTGTTCACACTGGCACTAGTGATTCTGTCATACATCTGCATCATCAGCACCATCCTGAGGTTCCCATCCGCCAGCCAGAGGAAAAAGGCTTTCTCCACCTGCTCCTCTCACATGGTTGTCATCTCCATCTCGTATGGAAGCTGCATCTTCATGTACGTCAAACCTTCTGCCAACGAACGGGCATCGCTGACCAAAGGGGTGGCTGTTCTCAACACTTCAATTGCTCCCATGTTGAACCCTTTTATTTATACATTGAGAAATCAACAAGTCAAACAAGCATTCAAGGATTTGATTAATAAAGTAATGTTTCatagaaacaaatga